The following coding sequences lie in one Hyalangium ruber genomic window:
- a CDS encoding multiheme c-type cytochrome → MVRRSLTLLVLLPVLLAGCKRTPETGAAPTGTPAAAATADSSGALLFFSADTRGYLGPCGCSENMRGGIARAALQVMEARKGPLPVLYIDGGDSLFGEHTLKPFQVPQEERKAQALAEAMKRMGLSVRATGELDEVRGVAFRQSLGLPELPAGGVKLLPAGPRTVGVVAANDAAQLLQGSAQARSQGADFVVGLFHGAVEAAQAAVAQPGLEADLVLATHTASEFSGEENKLVRGAVPLVALQSKGRSLLRVDLSYAPQKGRFAPVKSQGDTDREAAALDQRMALLNKEINLPGIDPQLHQLKQAKLEELVARKQKLLTEPVANTAGTNSFTLRFLPLEASLGNEPEVQAVVTAYDRDVGQMNLAWAKEHGQDCPAPKKGEAAFVGNGACQDCHAEAFPVWEKSKHRHAWETLEKAGKQFHLNCVGCHVTGYEQPGGVCRLDKVAGREDVGCESCHGPGSLHAEEPTPANIVRNPGQALCVTCHNPENSPHFDFATYLPKVLGPGHGQPSSAAPGVKK, encoded by the coding sequence AGCTCGGGCGCCCTGCTCTTCTTCTCCGCGGACACGCGCGGCTACCTGGGCCCCTGCGGCTGCAGCGAGAACATGCGCGGCGGCATCGCCCGCGCGGCGCTCCAGGTGATGGAGGCGCGCAAGGGCCCCCTGCCCGTCCTCTATATCGACGGCGGCGACAGCCTCTTCGGCGAGCACACCCTCAAGCCCTTCCAGGTTCCCCAGGAGGAGCGCAAAGCCCAGGCGCTCGCCGAGGCCATGAAGCGCATGGGCCTCTCCGTGCGCGCCACCGGTGAGCTGGACGAGGTGCGCGGCGTGGCCTTCCGCCAGAGCCTCGGCCTGCCGGAGCTACCCGCCGGGGGCGTGAAGCTGCTGCCCGCCGGGCCTCGCACCGTGGGCGTGGTGGCCGCGAACGACGCCGCGCAGTTGCTCCAGGGCAGCGCCCAGGCCCGCTCGCAGGGCGCCGACTTCGTGGTGGGCCTCTTCCACGGCGCGGTGGAGGCGGCGCAGGCGGCCGTGGCCCAGCCCGGGCTGGAGGCGGACCTGGTGCTCGCCACCCATACCGCCAGCGAGTTCAGCGGCGAGGAGAACAAGCTGGTGCGCGGCGCCGTGCCCCTGGTGGCGCTGCAGAGCAAGGGCCGCTCCCTGCTGCGCGTGGACCTGAGCTACGCGCCCCAGAAGGGCCGCTTCGCCCCGGTGAAGTCCCAGGGCGACACGGACCGCGAGGCCGCCGCGCTGGACCAGCGCATGGCCCTGCTCAACAAGGAGATCAACCTGCCGGGCATCGACCCGCAGCTCCACCAGCTCAAGCAGGCCAAGCTGGAGGAGCTGGTGGCCCGAAAGCAGAAGCTGCTCACCGAGCCCGTGGCCAACACCGCCGGCACCAACAGCTTCACCCTGCGCTTCCTCCCCCTGGAGGCCAGCCTCGGCAATGAGCCGGAGGTGCAGGCGGTGGTGACGGCGTATGACCGGGACGTGGGGCAGATGAACCTCGCCTGGGCCAAGGAGCACGGCCAGGACTGTCCCGCGCCCAAGAAGGGCGAGGCCGCCTTCGTGGGCAACGGGGCCTGCCAGGACTGCCACGCCGAGGCCTTCCCCGTGTGGGAGAAGTCCAAGCACCGCCACGCCTGGGAGACGCTGGAGAAGGCCGGCAAGCAGTTCCACCTCAACTGCGTGGGCTGCCACGTCACCGGCTACGAGCAACCCGGAGGCGTGTGCCGCCTGGACAAGGTGGCCGGCCGCGAGGACGTGGGCTGCGAGAGCTGCCATGGCCCCGGCTCGCTCCACGCGGAGGAGCCCACCCCGGCCAACATCGTCCGCAACCCCGGCCAGGCGCTCTGCGTCACCTGCCACAACCCGGAGAATTCGCCCCACTTCGACTTCGCCACCTACCTGCCCAAGGTGCTGGGGCCTGGCCACGGGCAGCCCTCCTCGGCTGCACCCGGAGTCAAGAAGTAG
- a CDS encoding LysM peptidoglycan-binding domain-containing protein produces the protein MPSLCLMLVALASVPSAQEVLPMPPPPPGMRLLDTEDKKLLAGSAAQGEEGTASAPAPAGADAPEGTEPEEANEEVESESAELEELRALEGAALDPGARPNAQVLQSLRRLGIANPLRLRMMDVLEEPTLRDDDTPPELPLIRDLANFDVRQLQDRYDIPVEMQPLVAQYIQFFQGPGRKWFRKWVSRSTRYMPMMQPILEAKGLPRDTVYLAMIESGFSAHAYSWAHAAGPWQFIPSTGREYGLRQDFWVDERRDPVKATHAAANYLKALHKDLGHWYLAWAGYNTGGGRVRRMMDRHGTSNFWELCEEKGFAKETQHYVPKLIAAALISKNPGAFGFREEEFEYEEALAFDEVKLVDAMDLDVIARAAGVSVKDVHDLNPELKRWCTPPASEKSPYLLRLPKGSAEKFAENIKQLAPQERLTFRIHKVRRGDTLSQIAGAYGSAPEAILQFNRLKSARALRINAELAIPVPAGKGGGAALERKVAQARRSGVTALRPEEEIPAGTPRAPVATGPIKTEVIGGRTRVIYGVQEGDSLWAIAQRFNVTVEDLRSWNSLPRRKRGLKVGTVIQVWPGAAPAVVERSGTVVAAREQPAPALAPAPAPAKAGRAAVHTLAAGETLWSVAQRYGVSVEDIKRWNNIKDHRAVPAGKQLTVTAP, from the coding sequence ATGCCGTCTCTGTGCCTCATGCTGGTCGCCCTCGCCTCGGTCCCCTCCGCACAGGAGGTGCTGCCGATGCCCCCTCCGCCGCCTGGGATGCGGCTGCTCGACACCGAGGACAAGAAGCTGCTCGCGGGCAGCGCCGCCCAGGGCGAAGAGGGCACCGCCAGCGCCCCAGCCCCGGCGGGCGCCGACGCCCCCGAGGGCACCGAGCCCGAGGAGGCCAACGAGGAGGTGGAGTCCGAGTCCGCCGAGCTCGAGGAGCTGCGCGCCCTGGAGGGTGCCGCCCTGGACCCGGGCGCCCGCCCCAACGCGCAGGTGCTCCAGTCGCTGCGCCGCCTGGGCATCGCCAACCCCCTGCGCCTGCGCATGATGGACGTCCTGGAGGAGCCCACCCTCCGCGACGATGACACCCCGCCCGAGCTGCCCCTCATCCGCGACCTGGCCAACTTCGACGTGCGCCAGCTCCAGGACCGCTACGACATCCCCGTGGAGATGCAGCCCCTGGTGGCCCAGTACATCCAGTTCTTCCAGGGCCCGGGCCGCAAGTGGTTCCGCAAGTGGGTCTCCCGCTCCACGCGCTACATGCCCATGATGCAGCCCATCCTCGAGGCCAAGGGGCTGCCGCGCGACACGGTGTACCTGGCGATGATCGAGAGCGGCTTCTCCGCTCACGCCTACTCGTGGGCGCACGCCGCCGGGCCCTGGCAGTTCATCCCCAGCACCGGCCGCGAGTACGGCCTGCGCCAGGACTTCTGGGTGGATGAGCGCCGCGACCCCGTGAAGGCCACCCACGCCGCCGCCAACTACCTCAAGGCGCTGCACAAGGACCTGGGCCACTGGTACCTGGCCTGGGCCGGCTACAACACCGGCGGCGGGCGCGTGCGGCGGATGATGGACCGCCACGGCACCTCGAACTTCTGGGAGCTGTGCGAGGAGAAGGGCTTCGCCAAGGAGACGCAGCACTACGTGCCCAAGCTCATCGCCGCGGCGCTCATCTCCAAGAACCCCGGTGCCTTCGGCTTCCGCGAGGAGGAGTTCGAGTACGAGGAGGCCCTGGCCTTCGACGAGGTGAAGCTCGTGGACGCCATGGACCTGGACGTCATCGCCCGCGCCGCCGGGGTGAGCGTCAAGGACGTGCATGACCTCAACCCCGAGCTCAAGCGCTGGTGCACCCCGCCCGCCTCCGAGAAGTCGCCCTACCTGCTCCGGCTGCCCAAGGGCTCGGCGGAGAAGTTCGCCGAGAACATCAAGCAGCTCGCCCCCCAGGAGCGGCTCACCTTCCGCATCCACAAGGTGCGGCGCGGCGACACGCTGTCCCAGATCGCTGGGGCCTATGGCAGCGCGCCGGAGGCCATCCTCCAGTTCAACCGCCTCAAGAGCGCCCGCGCCCTGCGCATCAACGCGGAGCTGGCCATCCCCGTGCCCGCCGGCAAGGGCGGCGGCGCCGCGCTGGAGCGCAAGGTCGCCCAGGCGCGCCGCAGCGGCGTCACCGCGCTTCGCCCCGAGGAGGAGATCCCCGCCGGCACGCCCCGCGCTCCCGTCGCCACCGGCCCCATCAAGACCGAGGTCATCGGCGGCCGCACCCGCGTCATCTACGGCGTGCAGGAGGGCGACAGCCTGTGGGCCATCGCCCAGCGCTTCAATGTCACCGTGGAGGACCTGCGCAGTTGGAACAGCCTGCCCCGCCGCAAGCGTGGGCTGAAGGTCGGCACCGTCATCCAGGTGTGGCCCGGCGCCGCCCCCGCCGTGGTGGAGCGCTCCGGCACCGTGGTGGCCGCCCGGGAGCAGCCCGCCCCGGCGCTCGCTCCCGCTCCTGCTCCCGCCAAGGCCGGCCGCGCCGCCGTCCACACCCTGGCCGCCGGAGAGACGCTCTGGTCGGTGGCCCAGCGCTACGGCGTCAGCGTCGAGGACATCAAGCGGTGGAACAACATCAAGGACCACCGCGCCGTGCCCGCCGGCAAGCAGCTCACCGTGACCGCCCCTTGA